The following are encoded together in the Streptomyces sp. NBC_00341 genome:
- a CDS encoding NAD+ synthase, producing MPQLRLALNQIDSTVGDLAGNAEAILHWTRHAAEQGAHLVAFPEMVLTGYPVEDLALRSSFVEASRDALRALAARLDEEGFGELPVVIGYLDRSEFAAPRYGQPAGSPRNAAAVLHRGGIALNFAKHHLPNYGVFDEFRYFVPGDSMPVVRVHGIDVALAICEDLWQDGGRVPAARAAGAGLLLSVNASPYERDKDDTRLELVRKRAQEADCTTAYLAMIGGQDELVFDGDSIVVDKRGEVIARAPQFAEGSVIIDLDLPAAAADAPSGMVNDGLRIDHVVLSEEPLPPYEAELAGGYADRLDDDEELYSALVVGLRAYAAKNGFSSVLIGLSGGIDSALVAAIACDALGAQNVYGISMPSKYSSDHSKGDAAELARRTGLNFRTVPIEPMFDAYMGSLGLTGLAEENLQSRLRGTMLMAVSNQEGQIVLAPGNKSELAVGYSTLYGDSVGAYGPIKDVYKTAIFRLAKWRNRAAEERGQTPPIPEASITKPPSAELRPGQVDTDSLPDYDVLDRILEMYVDRDQGLDAIVAAGFDAALVAKTLRMVDTAEYKRRQYPPGTKISPKGFGKDRRLPITNRWRESG from the coding sequence GTGCCTCAACTACGCCTCGCACTGAATCAGATCGACTCGACCGTCGGTGACCTCGCCGGCAACGCCGAGGCGATCCTCCACTGGACCCGGCACGCCGCCGAGCAGGGCGCCCACCTGGTGGCGTTCCCCGAGATGGTGCTGACCGGTTACCCCGTCGAGGACCTGGCCCTGCGGTCCTCCTTCGTCGAGGCGTCGCGCGACGCGCTGCGCGCGCTCGCCGCCCGCCTCGACGAGGAGGGCTTCGGGGAGCTGCCGGTCGTCATCGGATACCTCGACCGCTCCGAGTTCGCCGCGCCGCGCTACGGCCAGCCCGCCGGGTCCCCGCGCAACGCCGCGGCGGTGCTGCACCGCGGCGGGATCGCGCTGAACTTCGCCAAGCACCACCTGCCCAACTACGGCGTCTTCGACGAGTTCCGGTACTTCGTGCCGGGCGACTCGATGCCCGTCGTGCGGGTGCACGGGATCGATGTCGCGCTCGCCATCTGCGAGGACCTCTGGCAGGACGGCGGCCGGGTGCCGGCCGCGCGGGCCGCCGGGGCCGGGCTGCTGCTCTCGGTCAACGCCTCGCCCTACGAGCGGGACAAGGACGACACCCGGCTCGAACTGGTCCGCAAGCGGGCCCAGGAGGCCGACTGCACGACGGCCTACCTGGCGATGATCGGCGGCCAGGACGAGCTGGTCTTCGACGGTGACTCGATCGTCGTCGACAAGCGGGGCGAGGTCATCGCCCGTGCGCCGCAGTTCGCAGAGGGCAGCGTGATCATCGACCTCGACCTGCCGGCCGCCGCCGCCGACGCGCCCTCGGGCATGGTGAACGACGGGCTGCGCATCGACCACGTGGTCCTCTCCGAGGAGCCGCTGCCGCCGTACGAGGCGGAGCTGGCCGGAGGGTACGCGGACCGGCTCGACGACGACGAGGAGCTGTACTCCGCGCTCGTCGTGGGCCTGCGCGCGTACGCCGCGAAGAACGGCTTCAGCAGCGTGCTCATCGGGCTCTCCGGCGGGATCGACTCGGCGCTGGTCGCGGCGATCGCCTGCGACGCGCTGGGGGCCCAGAACGTCTACGGCATCTCGATGCCGTCGAAGTACTCCTCCGACCATTCCAAGGGCGACGCGGCCGAGCTGGCGCGGCGCACCGGGCTGAACTTCCGCACCGTACCGATCGAGCCGATGTTCGACGCGTACATGGGCTCTCTGGGGCTCACCGGTCTCGCCGAGGAGAACCTCCAGTCGCGGCTGCGCGGCACGATGCTGATGGCCGTCTCCAACCAGGAGGGCCAGATCGTCCTGGCGCCGGGCAACAAGTCGGAGCTGGCGGTCGGCTACTCGACGCTGTACGGGGACTCGGTCGGCGCGTACGGGCCGATCAAGGACGTCTACAAGACGGCGATCTTCCGGCTGGCGAAGTGGCGCAACCGGGCGGCCGAGGAGCGCGGGCAGACCCCGCCGATCCCGGAGGCCTCCATCACCAAGCCGCCGAGCGCGGAGCTGCGTCCGGGGCAGGTCGACACGGACTCGCTGCCGGACTACGACGTGCTGGACCGGATCCTGGAGATGTACGTCGACCGGGACCAGGGGCTCGACGCGATCGTCGCGGCCGGGTTCGACGCGGCGCTGGTCGCGAAGACGCTGCGGATGGTGGACACCGCGGAGTACAAGCGGCGGCAGTATCCGCCGGGCACGAAGATCTCGCCCAAGGGCTTCGGCAAGGACCGGCGGCTGCCGATCACGAACCGGTGGCGCGAGTCCGGCTGA
- a CDS encoding MFS transporter translates to MPLALLALAVSAFGIGTTEFVMMGLLPDVADDLGTSVPTAGYLVSAYAIGVVLGAPLLTALGSRVPRKRMLLLLMALFTVGNLASAFAPGFGWLIAGRILAGLPHGAFFGVGAVVAARLVADGRQARAVATMFLGLTVANIVGVPAATLLGQHLGWRATFLVVALIGLGAMAALARLVPQIPVEAHQDVRRELRALGNRQVLLGLLTAVFGFAGVFAVYSYLSAMTTEAMGFGESSVTLVLALFGIGMTLGALAAGPLTDRALRPTLYGSLGALAVVLVAFPFAAHVQWAALVMVVLLGGVGFMTTTPLQMLVMNKAKDAPTLASASNHSAFNLANAGGAWLGGMAIAAGWGWTSPALVGAVLAVAGLAVAVTAGALDRDRSPSRVVAGATPTPDRTPAPSSPDAH, encoded by the coding sequence ATGCCCCTGGCTCTGCTCGCCCTCGCGGTGAGCGCCTTCGGCATCGGTACCACGGAGTTCGTGATGATGGGCCTGCTGCCCGATGTCGCGGACGACCTCGGCACCTCCGTCCCCACGGCCGGCTACCTCGTGTCGGCCTATGCGATCGGTGTGGTGCTCGGCGCCCCGCTGCTCACCGCCCTCGGCTCGCGCGTCCCGCGCAAGCGGATGCTGCTGCTCCTGATGGCGCTCTTCACCGTCGGCAACCTCGCCTCCGCGTTCGCCCCCGGCTTCGGCTGGCTGATCGCGGGCCGGATCCTGGCCGGGCTGCCGCACGGCGCCTTCTTCGGCGTCGGCGCGGTCGTCGCCGCCCGGCTGGTGGCCGACGGGCGCCAGGCACGGGCCGTGGCGACGATGTTCCTCGGCCTGACCGTCGCCAACATCGTCGGAGTGCCCGCCGCCACGCTGCTCGGCCAGCACCTCGGCTGGCGGGCCACGTTCCTGGTGGTCGCGCTGATCGGGCTGGGCGCGATGGCCGCGCTCGCCCGGCTCGTCCCGCAGATCCCGGTCGAGGCCCACCAGGACGTCCGCCGCGAGCTGCGGGCCCTGGGCAACCGGCAGGTGCTGCTCGGACTGCTCACCGCCGTCTTCGGCTTCGCCGGGGTCTTCGCCGTCTACTCCTACCTCTCGGCGATGACGACGGAGGCGATGGGCTTCGGGGAGTCCTCCGTGACGCTGGTGCTGGCGCTCTTCGGCATCGGCATGACCCTGGGCGCGCTCGCCGCGGGCCCGCTCACGGACCGGGCACTGCGTCCCACGCTGTACGGATCACTGGGCGCGCTCGCGGTCGTCCTGGTCGCCTTCCCGTTCGCCGCCCATGTGCAGTGGGCTGCGCTGGTGATGGTGGTGCTGCTGGGCGGGGTCGGCTTCATGACGACGACGCCGCTGCAGATGCTCGTCATGAACAAGGCCAAGGACGCCCCGACCCTGGCGTCGGCCTCCAACCACTCCGCGTTCAACCTGGCCAACGCGGGCGGCGCCTGGCTGGGCGGCATGGCCATCGCGGCAGGCTGGGGCTGGACGTCCCCGGCCCTGGTCGGCGCGGTCCTCGCCGTGGCCGGCCTCGCGGTGGCGGTCACCGCGGGCGCCCTGGACCGCGACCGGAGCCCGTCGAGGGTGGTGGCCGGGGCCACCCCGACGCCGGACCGGACCCCGGCACCATCAAGCCCGGACGCGCACTGA
- a CDS encoding endonuclease/exonuclease/phosphatase family protein, translating into MVQAYRADTGNGGGGPQPTGPRFRDLRDRLSDRLVRLARDRGIWRRGLVLAGCSLVLTFVMLLHSHIPNTIGNLGSLTETFLPWIAVFVPVLLVLGLVRRSATALIVLLLPVVVWFNVFGGLLTDKSGGGGDLTVATHNVNADNADPAGTAQQVAGSGADVIALQELPAGKVKTYESALAGRFPYHSVQGTVGLWSKYPISDTRPVDIKMGWVRAMRTTVATPKGEVGFVVAHLPSVRVKLHAGFTANQRDQSADALGEAIADEGLDRVVLLGDLNGTMNDRSLNAVTSQMRSTQGAAGDGFGFSWPASFPMARIDQIMVKGVDPVSSWTLPATDSDHLPIAARVKL; encoded by the coding sequence ATGGTGCAGGCGTACAGGGCGGACACCGGAAACGGCGGCGGAGGACCGCAGCCCACCGGCCCCCGCTTCCGGGACCTGCGCGACAGACTGAGCGACAGACTGGTCCGGCTGGCCCGGGACCGGGGCATCTGGCGGCGCGGACTGGTCCTGGCCGGCTGCTCGCTGGTGCTGACCTTCGTCATGCTCCTGCACTCCCACATCCCGAACACCATCGGCAACCTGGGCAGCCTCACCGAGACGTTCCTGCCGTGGATCGCCGTCTTCGTGCCGGTGCTGCTCGTGCTGGGCCTGGTGCGGCGCTCCGCGACCGCGCTGATCGTGCTCCTGCTGCCGGTCGTCGTCTGGTTCAACGTGTTCGGCGGACTCCTCACCGACAAGTCGGGCGGCGGCGGCGACCTCACCGTCGCCACCCACAACGTCAACGCGGACAACGCCGACCCCGCGGGCACCGCCCAGCAGGTGGCGGGCTCCGGCGCCGACGTCATCGCCCTCCAGGAACTGCCCGCCGGCAAGGTGAAGACCTACGAGTCGGCGCTCGCCGGCCGCTTCCCGTACCACTCGGTACAGGGGACCGTCGGCCTCTGGAGCAAGTACCCGATCAGCGACACCCGCCCGGTGGACATCAAGATGGGCTGGGTCCGGGCCATGCGGACCACCGTCGCCACGCCCAAGGGCGAGGTCGGCTTCGTCGTCGCGCACCTGCCCTCGGTCCGGGTCAAGCTGCACGCCGGATTCACTGCGAACCAGCGCGACCAGAGCGCGGACGCGCTCGGTGAGGCCATCGCGGACGAGGGGCTCGACCGGGTCGTCCTGCTCGGAGACCTCAACGGGACGATGAACGACCGCTCGCTCAACGCGGTCACCTCCCAGATGCGCTCCACCCAGGGCGCGGCCGGTGACGGCTTCGGATTCAGCTGGCCCGCGTCGTTCCCGATGGCCCGGATCGACCAGATCATGGTGAAGGGCGTCGACCCGGTGTCCTCCTGGACGCTGCCCGCGACGGACAGCGACCACCTCCCGATCGCCGCCCGCGTCAAGCTCTGA